Proteins from a genomic interval of Candidatus Binataceae bacterium:
- a CDS encoding metalloregulator ArsR/SmtB family transcription factor — protein MTDHDTTALLRHFKALGNESRLKLVGLIADRERNVQELAALLALKEPTVSHHLAILKNAGLLAMRVEGNTHWYRLDLDALRRINRSVFSADLSRVPYEVDGQVWEREILRNFIEDDRLTKIPDTRKKRWVVLKWLTRRFALDTRYSEAEVNAVLKRHHPDAATLRRELIGYRMLERNKGIYRRTPESGWKAF, from the coding sequence GTGACGGATCACGACACCACCGCTCTCCTCAGGCACTTCAAGGCGCTGGGCAATGAAAGCCGTCTCAAGCTGGTCGGTCTCATCGCCGATCGCGAGCGCAATGTGCAAGAACTGGCGGCACTGCTTGCCCTCAAGGAACCGACCGTCTCGCATCATCTTGCGATCTTGAAAAATGCGGGTCTTCTGGCCATGCGCGTCGAAGGCAACACGCACTGGTATCGGCTCGACCTCGATGCGCTCCGGCGCATCAACCGGTCGGTCTTCTCCGCAGATTTGTCCAGGGTCCCATACGAAGTCGATGGCCAAGTGTGGGAGCGTGAAATCCTGCGCAACTTTATTGAAGACGATCGGCTTACCAAAATTCCCGACACCCGCAAGAAGCGATGGGTGGTGCTCAAATGGCTCACCCGCCGTTTCGCACTCGACACGCGCTACAGCGAAGCGGAGGTCAATGCCGTCCTCAAACGGCATCATCCCGACGCCGCAACCTTGCGCCGCGAGTTGATTGGCTACCGGATGCTGGAACGGAACAAAGGAATCTACCGGCGAACCCCAGAATCAGGCTGGAAAGCCTTCTAG
- a CDS encoding Mrp/NBP35 family ATP-binding protein, producing the protein MARQISAESVLEALAQINYPGYSTGLVALGVIEEVVPKPDGAVSILVRQATERDEVMQGIADEIHQVLTHRLGIKNVELRVRKLEAELGEKTGRVHLEGTKHIIAVASGKGGVGKSTVAANLACALAQLGLSVGLLDADIYGPSVPMMFGIGDERPKSAGGQNFYPIEKYGVKLVSIGFFLGERAPVIWRGPMVMGAVRQFLKDALWGTQDFLVVDLPPGTGDAQLTLAQQVAVDGVVIVTTPQEVALLDAFRAVRMFRQVHCPLLGVVENMSYFVCPDCGERDELFGRGGGEAMAIQEHTDLLTRIPIQIELRRAGDEGMPLVIKDPSHPVSVAFKELAKRIVAAMTA; encoded by the coding sequence GTGGCTCGCCAGATATCAGCCGAATCGGTCCTTGAAGCACTCGCGCAAATAAACTATCCGGGATATTCCACTGGTCTTGTAGCCCTCGGCGTGATCGAGGAAGTCGTGCCCAAACCCGACGGCGCCGTCTCGATCCTGGTACGCCAGGCAACCGAGCGCGACGAAGTGATGCAGGGCATCGCCGACGAAATCCACCAGGTACTGACTCACCGTCTTGGCATTAAGAACGTGGAACTCCGGGTCCGCAAGCTCGAAGCGGAGCTCGGGGAGAAAACCGGCCGGGTTCACCTCGAAGGCACCAAGCACATCATCGCGGTCGCGAGCGGAAAGGGCGGGGTAGGCAAATCCACCGTCGCAGCCAACCTTGCCTGCGCGCTTGCGCAACTCGGCCTCAGTGTCGGGCTCCTCGATGCCGACATCTATGGTCCTTCCGTGCCGATGATGTTTGGTATCGGCGATGAGCGTCCCAAGTCCGCGGGCGGGCAGAATTTTTACCCCATCGAAAAATATGGGGTTAAGCTGGTGTCGATCGGATTCTTTCTAGGCGAACGTGCGCCGGTTATCTGGCGCGGACCGATGGTGATGGGTGCCGTGCGCCAGTTCCTCAAAGACGCGCTGTGGGGCACCCAGGACTTTCTGGTGGTCGATTTGCCACCTGGGACCGGTGATGCGCAATTGACGCTCGCTCAGCAGGTGGCCGTGGATGGAGTCGTGATCGTGACTACGCCACAGGAAGTGGCGCTCCTCGATGCCTTCCGGGCGGTGCGAATGTTCCGGCAGGTGCATTGTCCCCTGCTCGGGGTCGTCGAAAACATGAGCTACTTCGTCTGTCCTGATTGCGGCGAGCGCGACGAACTTTTCGGACGCGGTGGGGGCGAGGCGATGGCCATTCAGGAACATACGGACCTGCTCACACGGATACCAATTCAAATCGAACTGCGGCGGGCCGGCGATGAAGGTATGCCACTGGTGATAAAGGACCCGTCGCACCCCGTGAGCGTCGCCTTTAAGGAACTCGCCAAACGCATCGTCGCCGCGATGACTGCGTAG
- a CDS encoding YfhL family 4Fe-4S dicluster ferredoxin, whose amino-acid sequence MSTLITEECINCGACEPECPNTAIYEGGAPWELDGATNPAIKDDIYYIAPQKCTECVGFFDQEQCAAVCPVDCCIPDPNIPESEEVLLERARRMHPDQSFGADFPSRFKKG is encoded by the coding sequence ATGTCTACGCTGATTACTGAAGAGTGCATCAACTGCGGCGCGTGCGAACCCGAGTGCCCAAACACCGCCATCTATGAGGGAGGCGCGCCGTGGGAACTTGACGGGGCGACCAATCCCGCGATCAAAGATGACATCTACTATATAGCTCCCCAAAAATGCACCGAGTGCGTTGGCTTCTTCGATCAGGAACAATGCGCGGCGGTTTGTCCGGTAGACTGCTGTATTCCCGACCCAAATATTCCCGAGAGCGAGGAAGTTCTCCTGGAACGCGCCCGGAGAATGCATCCCGACCAGAGCTTCGGAGCCGATTTTCCCTCCCGTTTTAAGAAAGGTTAA